A region of Defluviitalea raffinosedens DNA encodes the following proteins:
- a CDS encoding ABC transporter substrate-binding protein gives MKILKRIFVTAIFTLLITGLSACGGSQNVSNTENVTNDTKNEGGKQTVKIAYLPITHALPLYVENELGQENFKNIHIELVKFGSWPELMDALNTGSVDGASVLIELAIKAKEQGIDLKAVALGHRDGNVVVVSPDISTTSDLKGKTFAIPHRMSTHNILLYQMLKDAGLSFSDLDIVELPPPEMPAALSEGRISGYLVAEPFGAKAVAGNKGKVLYYSKDLWKDSVCCGLVLRGDFIKNNPAAAEELLKEYVAAGEYIDSKGEKVQEISKNYMNVEQNVLDLSMEWISYNDLKIYEKDYNDLIKYLVEMGLSENPPSYEDFVDNSFIDKVVIK, from the coding sequence ATGAAGATTTTAAAAAGGATTTTTGTTACAGCAATTTTTACTTTACTGATCACCGGCTTGTCTGCATGCGGTGGAAGTCAGAATGTCAGCAATACTGAAAACGTCACCAACGATACCAAGAACGAGGGTGGCAAGCAAACTGTAAAGATAGCCTATCTTCCTATCACTCATGCCCTGCCCTTGTACGTAGAAAATGAACTGGGACAAGAAAACTTTAAGAATATCCATATTGAGCTTGTCAAATTCGGTTCATGGCCTGAATTAATGGATGCTCTCAATACGGGAAGCGTTGATGGCGCATCAGTATTGATCGAACTTGCCATAAAAGCAAAGGAACAAGGAATCGATTTAAAAGCAGTAGCTCTTGGCCATCGTGACGGGAACGTAGTAGTTGTTTCTCCAGATATCAGCACTACCAGTGATTTAAAAGGTAAAACCTTCGCCATTCCTCACAGAATGTCCACCCATAATATTCTCCTGTATCAGATGTTAAAAGATGCAGGACTAAGTTTTTCTGATTTAGACATCGTTGAGCTTCCTCCGCCGGAAATGCCTGCTGCTCTTTCAGAGGGCAGAATATCCGGATATCTTGTTGCCGAACCTTTTGGTGCAAAAGCAGTAGCTGGCAACAAGGGAAAAGTACTTTATTACTCCAAAGATTTATGGAAAGATTCTGTGTGCTGCGGCTTAGTATTAAGAGGCGATTTTATAAAAAATAATCCTGCTGCCGCAGAAGAACTTTTAAAAGAATACGTTGCTGCTGGTGAATATATTGATTCAAAAGGTGAAAAGGTCCAGGAAATCTCCAAAAACTATATGAATGTAGAGCAAAATGTTCTTGACCTGTCCATGGAATGGATATCCTACAATGATCTTAAAATCTATGAAAAGGATTATAATGATTTAATTAAATATCTCGTAGAAATGGGCTTATCAGAGAATCCTCCCTCCTACGAAGATTTCGTAGACAACTCATTTATTGATAAGGTCGTGATCAAATGA
- the cooS gene encoding anaerobic carbon-monoxide dehydrogenase catalytic subunit, giving the protein MSYKYPYLNTDMPDKTEVLQKTPNTATKMLIEKIEADGNETYLDRFASQQPQCSFGLKGTCCRMCQWGPCRITEKSPRGICGRSQDEIVISNIIRALVSGLAAHGRHAHEIIYTIKGVAEGKINLKLKGTERIIEMAKKLELKISNKTPEQLAGEIADILIEDLSRMDNKNIRLLEVFAPQERKDVWGNLDVLPRSASYEIMEALHMTTLGSCTDWRAIAGQEKRSALAYCYSTLFGSSLATEILFGLPEPKETEVNYGIMKEDHVNILVHGHSPVMIEKVLEKIKLPEIQQLAKDYGAKGIVIGGLCCTGTELLARYGIPTVTNILGQEFVIGTGAVDCVVVDMQCVIPGMKILADCYGTKIITTCNSNRIPGAVHLPFDPEKPETLDEDAYTIARTAVEAYKNRDRSKIKIPKETTKAYGGWGYESIVKTLGGISNIGKLLKNGTLKGIATVVGCNTPKVAYESNHVTIVKKLIEWDILVLTTGCCSHALLNAGLCSKEASELCGNGLKKVIEEYNVPPVMAVGGCVDNTRTLRLFIALSEELGIAIKDMPFMFVGPEPGNEKTVGQGMSFLMHGVSNLVGFPAPIPVPMPKPIAGSADGEMDRGSNNIADYFGGNGALEELGAKIYTEPYPELAAQTIKMHIKRKRNHLGWK; this is encoded by the coding sequence ATGAGTTATAAATATCCATATTTAAATACGGATATGCCGGATAAAACTGAAGTATTACAGAAAACACCAAATACAGCAACCAAAATGTTAATCGAAAAAATTGAGGCAGACGGCAATGAAACTTATCTTGACAGATTTGCCAGCCAACAGCCTCAGTGCAGTTTTGGACTTAAAGGCACCTGCTGCAGGATGTGCCAATGGGGTCCATGCCGCATCACGGAAAAAAGCCCCAGAGGCATTTGCGGAAGAAGCCAGGATGAAATTGTAATCAGCAACATTATAAGGGCTCTTGTATCTGGCCTTGCCGCCCACGGAAGGCATGCTCACGAAATCATATACACCATAAAAGGGGTCGCAGAAGGTAAAATCAACTTAAAACTTAAGGGGACCGAAAGAATCATCGAAATGGCAAAAAAACTTGAGCTGAAAATAAGTAACAAAACTCCCGAGCAATTGGCAGGCGAAATTGCAGATATCCTCATTGAAGACCTGTCAAGAATGGACAATAAGAACATTCGCCTCCTTGAAGTATTCGCTCCTCAGGAGAGAAAAGATGTGTGGGGTAATCTTGATGTTCTTCCCCGTTCAGCATCCTATGAAATCATGGAAGCCCTCCATATGACAACCCTGGGAAGCTGTACAGACTGGAGAGCGATTGCAGGACAGGAAAAACGCTCGGCCCTTGCTTACTGCTATAGTACACTGTTTGGCTCCTCCCTTGCCACAGAAATACTGTTTGGGCTCCCTGAACCGAAGGAAACAGAAGTTAATTACGGCATCATGAAAGAAGATCATGTCAATATACTGGTTCATGGACATTCTCCTGTAATGATTGAGAAGGTTCTTGAAAAAATCAAGCTTCCTGAAATCCAACAGCTGGCAAAAGATTATGGTGCAAAAGGCATTGTCATCGGAGGGCTTTGCTGCACAGGTACTGAATTGTTAGCAAGGTATGGCATACCAACTGTTACAAATATCCTTGGGCAAGAATTCGTCATCGGTACAGGCGCAGTAGACTGTGTAGTTGTGGATATGCAGTGCGTTATACCAGGTATGAAAATACTCGCCGACTGCTATGGTACAAAAATCATTACCACCTGTAATTCCAACAGAATTCCGGGTGCTGTCCATCTTCCCTTTGATCCTGAAAAACCTGAGACTCTCGATGAAGATGCTTATACGATTGCCAGAACAGCTGTTGAAGCTTATAAAAACAGAGATAGAAGCAAGATCAAAATACCTAAAGAAACTACAAAAGCTTACGGAGGATGGGGCTATGAAAGCATTGTTAAAACCCTGGGAGGCATCTCAAATATCGGAAAACTGTTAAAAAACGGTACATTGAAAGGAATCGCCACTGTGGTGGGCTGTAATACTCCCAAGGTCGCTTATGAAAGCAACCATGTCACCATTGTGAAGAAACTCATCGAATGGGATATCCTTGTTTTAACGACTGGCTGCTGTTCCCATGCTCTGTTGAACGCAGGACTGTGTAGCAAGGAAGCATCAGAGCTCTGTGGCAATGGTTTGAAAAAAGTTATAGAAGAATATAATGTTCCTCCGGTAATGGCTGTAGGAGGATGTGTAGATAATACCAGAACCTTACGGCTATTTATAGCTTTATCAGAAGAACTGGGGATAGCAATCAAAGATATGCCGTTTATGTTTGTGGGTCCTGAGCCTGGAAATGAAAAAACTGTAGGACAAGGTATGAGCTTCTTAATGCATGGTGTATCCAATCTCGTAGGCTTCCCTGCTCCAATACCTGTTCCCATGCCCAAACCAATAGCAGGTTCTGCTGATGGTGAAATGGATCGCGGAAGTAACAACATTGCAGATTATTTTGGAGGAAACGGCGCTCTTGAAGAACTGGGAGCAAAAATATACACCGAACCCTATCCTGAGTTAGCGGCTCAAACCATCAAAATGCATATTAAACGAAAAAGAAATCATCTTGGTTGGAAATAG
- the cysK gene encoding cysteine synthase A, translating to MENLHENLLSLIGKTPLVKFNRINDGTAEIYAKVEYFNPGGSVKDRIAYSMIAEAEKKGLINQDTVIIEPTSGNTGIGLALVAAIKGYRLILTMPETMSIERRMLLKAYGAELVLTPGSEGMKGAVRKAEELARQYGNAFIPQQFKNLSNPKIHRLTTAQEILNDTNGNIDIFVAGVGTGGTLTGVGEILKAHNPDIKVVAVEPSASAVLSGEMPGPHKIQGIGAGFIPEILNVDVVDEIIKVSNDDAINTARKLAKLEGLLVGISSGAAAWAALTLAKQIENKGKRIVVVLPDTGERYLSAGLYSQE from the coding sequence ATGGAAAATTTGCATGAGAATTTATTAAGTCTTATAGGAAAAACCCCTCTTGTAAAATTTAACCGTATTAACGATGGCACGGCGGAAATTTATGCAAAAGTCGAATATTTTAATCCGGGAGGAAGCGTAAAAGACAGAATTGCCTATTCGATGATTGCCGAGGCTGAAAAAAAAGGACTAATCAACCAAGATACAGTAATCATTGAACCAACCAGCGGAAATACCGGTATAGGCCTTGCACTGGTAGCTGCCATAAAAGGCTACAGACTTATTCTGACAATGCCAGAAACGATGAGTATTGAAAGAAGAATGCTTCTTAAAGCTTATGGGGCAGAGCTTGTACTCACTCCAGGTTCAGAAGGTATGAAAGGTGCTGTAAGAAAAGCCGAGGAACTTGCCAGACAATATGGAAATGCCTTTATACCACAACAGTTTAAAAACCTTTCCAACCCAAAAATTCATCGGCTTACCACTGCCCAGGAAATACTAAACGATACGAACGGCAATATAGACATTTTCGTAGCCGGCGTCGGTACCGGGGGAACATTAACAGGAGTTGGTGAAATCCTCAAAGCACATAATCCTGATATCAAAGTCGTAGCTGTGGAACCTTCTGCTTCTGCCGTACTTTCAGGAGAAATGCCTGGACCTCATAAAATACAGGGAATTGGGGCTGGCTTCATTCCTGAGATATTAAATGTAGATGTAGTTGATGAGATTATTAAAGTCTCAAATGATGATGCCATAAACACTGCAAGAAAGCTTGCAAAACTGGAAGGACTCCTAGTTGGAATATCTTCGGGGGCTGCTGCCTGGGCTGCCCTTACTCTGGCAAAGCAAATTGAAAATAAGGGTAAGCGAATTGTTGTTGTTCTGCCCGATACAGGTGAAAGATATTTATCTGCCGGACTTTATTCGCAAGAGTAA
- a CDS encoding hydrolase has protein sequence MQQLTRDEALAILKKYNKEPFHIQHALTVEAVMKWFAKELGYGDEEEYWGNIGLLHDIDFELYPDEHCLKAPELLRQEGVGEEIIHSVVSHGYAITVGCGATIDVVPEHEMEKVLYAVDELTGLIWAAALMRPSKSTKDMELKSLKKKYKSKGFAAGCSREVIERGANMLGWDLDKLLSMTLQAMADSENIINQQIS, from the coding sequence ATGCAGCAATTAACAAGAGATGAAGCACTTGCAATTTTAAAGAAGTATAACAAAGAGCCTTTTCATATCCAGCATGCCTTGACAGTTGAAGCTGTTATGAAATGGTTTGCAAAAGAATTAGGTTATGGTGATGAGGAAGAATATTGGGGAAATATTGGATTATTGCATGATATTGATTTTGAACTGTATCCTGATGAACACTGCCTTAAGGCACCGGAGCTGTTGCGTCAAGAAGGCGTAGGAGAAGAGATCATCCATAGTGTTGTTTCTCATGGCTATGCAATCACTGTAGGATGTGGTGCTACAATTGATGTGGTTCCAGAGCATGAGATGGAAAAAGTGCTCTATGCTGTAGATGAGTTAACAGGACTGATCTGGGCGGCAGCACTTATGCGTCCTTCAAAAAGTACAAAGGACATGGAACTGAAATCTCTTAAGAAGAAATACAAGAGCAAAGGCTTTGCTGCTGGCTGCTCAAGAGAAGTGATTGAGCGTGGTGCAAATATGCTTGGATGGGATCTTGACAAACTTCTTTCTATGACCCTTCAGGCAATGGCAGACAGCGAAAATATTATCAATCAGCAAATTTCATAA